The sequence below is a genomic window from Thioclava nitratireducens.
CGCATCGCGTCGCCGAACAGAAGGTCTTGCTGCACGGCACGCCGCACCGGCTGCGGCATGCCACGCTCGAGGAGATGCTGAGCGAGGAACCCGTGATCCTGCCGACCGACAGTTCGATCCGGACCGGCTTCGACAGCCTGATCACCCGGCTCGGGCTGCGTCCGCAAGTGGCGGCGGAGGTTGACGACATGGCGATGATCCGCCTTCTGGCCCGCGAGGATGCGGGGCTTGCGATCACGCCCGCCGTCGTTCTGGCCGACGAGCTTCGCGACGGGTTGCTGGTGACCGCACCGTTCGATCTCGATATCGGCGAGGATTTCTACGCGGTGACGCTGCAGCGCCGCTTTCCGAACCCGGTGGTCACGGACCTGATCGAGAAGGCGCGGGAGGCAGAGGCGTCCGCTCGCGGTTGATCTAGGGAACTGCGGGACAATGGCGCGCGCGACCTTGCTGGACAAGAACGCGAAAAGGCGGCTCGAAAGCCGCCTTTTCTTTTGGTCTCGATCCCAGTCGGTCTCAGTAGACGCCGTAGGTCGTCTCGTCGAGCTTGTCGTAGATCTCTGAGCGCGCAAGCGCGGCCAGCGCGTCCACATCGGTCGTGTCCACATTGGCGAGCAGCCCGTCCCACTTGTCGACGAGCGCCTTGAACTCGGTGAGGATCGCTTCGGGATCCTTCACGCCGCGATCCTTGGCATTGGCGATCAGCGTGGCTTCATCGGCGACCACGAATTCGGCCAGCGCATCTTTCAGGGCCTGATCCGGCTCGGCCACGGCCATGCCGTTCTCTTTCGCCGAGTTCACGGCCTTCTCGACATCCTTGTCGAAGGCGATGCGGTGCTCTGCGAGGTAATAGGCCATCTCATTGAACAGCACGCGGCGGTTCTCGGGCGAGATCGACTGCCAGAAGGCGACGTTGTAGCCCCATTCGAACCCGGCGTAGTAGTTGCCGATCGCGAGCGTGTTCATGTCGGTGACGACATCCTTCAGGCTGAAGCTGTCGAGCGCATCCGCCGCCGCGACCGCACAATCGAGCGAGCCGGCGTCAAGCCCGGTATACATCTCGCTCGACGGCATCGAGACCGGTACGGCGCCTACGAATTCCGCGAAGCGCGACCACGCGCCGCCCGCCATGCGCAGGCGCTTGCCCTTGATATCGGCCAGCGTGCGGACCGGGGTGTTGCACTGCATGAAGTACTGCGAGGTCGAATAGCCCCCGCCATAGACCACACCATTGGCTTTCCACTCCGCCAGTTGGGCGGGGTTCGTCAGGCCGAACTCGGTCGAGGCGAAAGCCATGACCAGCGGGTCGGTGTTGTAGAAAGCCATGTTGCCGATGAGATTGTCGATCGGCAGCTCGGAGGGGGTGTAGGTCCCGGCGTGATAGGTGACCTGCGCGATCCCGTCGCGCACGCCCTGCAGCGAGGAGGCCGGCGGCAGCAGCGAGCCTGCGGAGAACACGGTGAAATTGATCTCGCCATCGGTCTCTTCCGCGACCTTCTTGGCGAATTCCACGTAGGGGCCGCGCACCATCGAGTGGCGCTCGGCGAAGAAATGGTTGGCGTTGTAGTCTGCCGCGCTCGCCACGGTCGCGGTGGTCATCATCGCGAAGGCGATCGCCGCGGTCTTCATCGTCGACGTCATGTTCACAGGTTTCCTCCCTTTGGAACGGTAAATGAGTTGTCGTTTCACCCGGCCATCAGCGCGGGCAGGTAGAGGCTGAGCGCCGGAAACGCGATCAGCAGGATGAGCGTCAGCAGGTCCATCGCGATGAACCAGGTCGTGCCGGAGATGATGTTGCCGAGCTTCACCTTCCCCGACAGCGCACTGTGCAGGACATAGAGGTTGAGCCCCACAGGCGGCGTCACGAGGCCGATCTCCAGGAGTTTGATCGTGATGATGCCGAACCAGATCAGGTTGATGTCGGCGGCTTCCAGCACCGGCAGCAGGATCGGCAGAGTCAGCAGCATCAAGCCGATCGAGTCGATCACCATGCCGAGGATCACGAACAGCCCCGCCACCATCAGGATGATCACCACCTTGTCGTCGGAGACGGCGAGCATCGCGTTGGTCAGCGAGCGCGGCACGCCGGACAGCCCCATGAAGCGGGTGAACATGATCGCCCCGATTGACAGGAAAAAGATCGAGGAGGTGGCGACGACGGTCTGGCGGATCGCGGCGCGCATCGCCTCCCATGTCAGGCTCCGGCGCAGCAGCGCGATCAGAACGGCGAGAGTCGCTCCCATTCCGCCCGCCTCGGTCGGTGTGAAGAAGCCCCCGAATATGCCGCCAAGGACGCCCATGATCAGGACCGGGAACGGCCAGACCGACCACAGCAGGCTCAGGAAGCGGCGCATGTCGAACGGCTCGGCGGTGCGCGGGGCGAGTTTCGGGTTCACCGCGCAGCGCACGGTGATCATTCCCATGTAGATCAGCGCGGATATCAGGCCCGGCACGACGCCCGCGATGAACAGCTGGCCGATCGACTGCTCGGTGAAGATCCCGTAGAGCACCATCAGGATCGACGGCGGGATCAGCGAGCCGAGCGTGCCCGAAGCGGCCACGACGCCGGTCGCGAGCGACGGGTGATACTTCGCGCGCAGCATTTCGGGCACGGCGATGCGCGACATCGCGGCGGTGGTCGCGATGCTCGAGCCCGACGCCGCCGCGAACAGTCCGCAGGCGCCGACGCTGGCCGAGGCGAGACCGCCCGGTACCCGCGCCAGCAGCATCTTAAGCAGGTCGAAGGCGCCACTCGTCAGCCCGGTATTGGCGGCGACGAAGCCCATCAGCAGGAACATCGGGATCGCGGTCAGCGACCAATCCCCGATGAAGCTGAAGGGCAGGGCGCTCACGATGCCGAAAGCGGCGGTCAGGTTCAGCATCGATGCGATGCCGATGAAGGAGACGATCATCAAGGCGATGCCGATCGACATCCGCAGCGCGAGAAGTCCGAACAGGCTCGCCACGCCGAGCCACCCAATGGTCAACATGGTCATGCCGCGGACTCCGTATCATGCAGTTTGGTGACGGGTTTGCCTTGCACAAGCAGCACGGCGCGCAAGAGTGCCGCCACGGCCGCAAGCCCGAAACCCAACGGCAACATGCAACGGGCGGGCCAGACGATGATCTCGCGGCTGCCCATCACGACTTCGCCGACCTTGAAGGCGCGGACCGCGTCGAGACCCGTGCGCCACGTCATCACCGACAGGATCGCCGCGGTCGCGAAGAAGGTGATCAGCAGGCTGATCCGCTGGAGCCAGTCGGGAAAATGGTTGAACAGCAGATCGACGCTGATCTGCTCGTCGTCATATTCGACCAGCGCCATCGGCAGCATGACGATCGCGACCATGTAATAATAGGACGAGATCTCGACCGTTCCCTGGATCGGGGCGTTCCAGAATACCTTCAGCACCACGTCGAGCGTGATGTTGCCCATCATCACGATGATGCCCAGCCCGCCCACGAGCATCAGCCCGTGAGTCAGTCGCCGAAACGCTCGATCAATGAATCCTCTCTGCACCGGTCACCTCCCCGCGATCTTGTGCGCCGGCCAGAGCATTCCTGACGGGGACTACCTATTCAAATAGCAAAGCTTGATCGGGTGATCGCGGTTCGTTATCGCTCCGGGGAGGACGGCAGGGAGAGATACTCATGAGCCCAACGCGCATCGGCATTCGCCACCTGCGCTACACGATCGCGGTCGCGGATGCGGGTGGTTTCCGCGCCGCCGCCGAGGCGCTCAACATCGCGCAGCCGGCGATCAGCAAGACGATTCAGGACACCGAGACCGATCTGGGTTTCGCGATCTTCCGGCGCAGCGCGACCGTGTTCGAGATCACCGAGGCAGGACGGATCTTTCTGGAGGATGCGCGCCTGACCCTCGCCACGTTCGAGCGCACGATCCGCGCCTCGCGGCAGAACGCGCTCGGCGCGCGCGGGCATATCATCGTGGGCTATTCCGCACTGGCCTCGTCGTCGCAGATTTCCGCCGGGCTGGATCGGTTCCACCAGAGCTATCCGGGCTGTCAGGTCGAGATGCACGTGATGTCGACGGACACGATGATGCGGAAGCTGAAATCGGGCGAGATCGATATCGGCTTCCTGCTGGCGCATGACAGCGTGCAAGACCCGGCCGTCGCGCAGGAGCCGATCTGGTCCACCCGGATCGGCGTCGTCGTGCCGCGCGATGTCGAGGCGCTGTCGCTCGAGGCGCTGCGCGAGCGGTCCTTCGTGATGGGCCTGCGGGAGAACTGGCGCTCGTTCCGGGCCCTGCTCGACACGGCCTTCGCACAGGGCGGTCTCGATCCGGTGGTCGTTGACGAAGCGTGGGACGTGCAGGTGATCTTCCAGCGCGTCGCGGAGGGGCGGGGCCTGACCTTCTACCCGATCAGCGCCGCCGACAGTCTGCCGGCCGCGCTGAAGATCCTCCCGGTGCCGGGCTGGAGCCCGGAACTGACGATCGCGATGGCCTGGAGCAAGGTGGTCGACACGAAATTGCTGCAGGATTTCCGTACGATCTTCCTAGGCTGACACCGCGGCGGGGGTGATCCAATTTCGCGATCACCCGATCACACAAGCCTATTTGAACCTCGCGGAACACCTGACGTCTTATGGCGCCGCAAATGCCGACTGCCAGTGTGAGACCCGATGGATTACGATACCGACCCTGCGCCCTTTGACCTCAAGGGCTCCCGCACGGGTGTGCTGTTGCTGCACGGGTTCACGAGCACGCCCCAAAGCGTGGCTCATGTCGCACATGGCCTGCATCGGCGCAGCGGGGCGAGCGTCCGCGTGCCGCTGCTGGCCGGTCACGGCACGACACCGGAGGAACTGGCGCAGACCGGATATCGGGACTGGCTGGCCTCGGCGGAGGCGGCGCTCGCGGCGCTGCGGCAGGAGTGCGACCGGATCGTTGTGGCGGGGCTGTCTCTCGGCGGGACCATCGCCCTCAACCTCGCGATCCGCTTTCCTGATCGGGTCGATCGCGTCGTGACGATCAACGGCTCGACCGGGCTCTATCGCCCCGATCAGGTTGCGAGCCTCTTCAGCGATCGACCCGAGCCGTTCCAGCGCGGCATCGGCTCGGATATCCGCCATCCCGACCGGCGCGAAATCTGTTACGACCGGATTCCGTCCACCACGATGCGCGAACGCTTCGTGCTGACCTGTGCCACGGGCGCGATGCTGCCGGAGTTGCGCCAGCCGATCTTGGTCTTCCAGTCCCGCATCGATCATGTCGTCGCCCCCGAGAATGGGCTGCGGATCCTGCGCGATGTCGGATCTTCGGATGTCGGACTGGTCTGGCTGGAGAACTCGTTCCACGTCGCGACCCTCGACCACGACCGCGATTTGCTGGTCGAGAAGATCGGGGAATTCATCCTCGCGAACAGGCGATAAAGCGCGCGCAGCAGGGAAGTATTTGGCAGAGAGTGTTTCTCCATCGACCTGAAGTCGCCGCAGCGTTGCCTGTATTGCAATGGGCAAGGGCTGCAGCTCGGCCCTGAGCCGCCCCCGTTGGAATTTTAGGGACATATCACGAACGCACGCAAATTCGTGAATACTTGCGAAAAAACAAAACCCGTGCAAACCTCGCCTATACAGGGGGAGGAGAGTGGGTTTCCGCTTTTGAGGAGAAGCTGGAAGCTTGGTGATCACGCCGTCTCACGAAGTCGCGATGTGCTTGGAGGAGTGCCATCGCGTGTTTTCGACCTCCCTCTCATTCGGCCCCGCGTCCGTCGGGGTCGCAACCAAAACGGGGAGGAACCATGAAACATCTGACCACTCGCAGACATGCGTTGCGCACTCTTGCGGCGGCGGGCGCCGCCGGCCTTGCCGCGCCGCATATCGCCTCGGCCCAAGCCAACGGCACGACCTGGAAGATCCAGACCTCGTGGCCGGGCGGCGTCGGCCTTCAGACCTTCAAGGACTGGTGCGCCACCATTCAGGAAAAGACCGGCGGCGAGCTGGCCTTCCAGCCTTTCGGCGCCAATGACGTCGTGGGCGACTTCCAGCTTTACGACGCGGTGAAGAACGGCGTGCTCGACGCGGTCAACCCGTTCACAATCTACGTGCAGGGCATCATCCCGGCGGGCGTCTTCCTGACGTCCTATCCGCTCGGCCTGCGCAATCCGCACGAATTCGACGTGTTCTATTACGGCCTCGGCGGGCTGGAAATGGCGCGCGAGCTTTATGCGGCGCAAGGCATGTATTTCGTGGGCCCCGTCCACCACGGCCCGAACATCATCCACTCGAAGGTGCCGATCCGGTCGATCGACGACTTCCGCGGTCGCAAGATGCGCCTTCCCGGCGGCATGGTCGCCGATGTCTTCGGCGAAATCGGGGCGGAGACCACCGTGCTTCCGGGCTCGGAAATCTTCCCCGCGCTGGAGAAGGGCACGATCGACGTGGCGGACTATGTGGGCCCTGCGGTGAACTACGCGCTCGGCTTCAGTCAGGTGACCAGCTATATCTCGATGGGCCCGCCCGGCATGATGTCGCTCTACCAGCCGGTCGACATCATGGACATCACCGTGGGCATGGATGCCTGGAACAAGCTCAGCCCGCAGATGAAGCAGTTCGTCGAAATGGAAACCCACGTCTATTCCGACATGCATCACGCGGCGATCCAGAAGGCCGACCAGGAAGCCTGGGCAAAGTTCGAGGCCGACGGGACCGAGGTCACGCGCCTCAGCCAGGACGATGTGGAGCTGATGACCGAAGTCGCCGTCCCGATCTGGTTCAAGTACGCGAACCGCGACAAGGACAGCGCGCGGATATTCAAGACGCAGCTCGATTACATGATGTCCGGCTCGCTCGGCTATGTGACGCCCGATCTGGTCGACGGGCTGGAACTGAAGCTCTGATTTGATCTCGAAGACAGTCTGACGGGCCCGCCCTCTGGCGCGGGCCCGGTTCAACTGATGGCCGGGCATGTCCCGACAACAGGGGGTGGGCAATGCCCAATATCGACTTCACTCTACCGCATTGGGCCTATTGGGCAGGGTTGATCCTGTTTCCGATCATTGCGGCGTCTCTGGCCAACCGGCCACGCAAGACGGAGCGGCGCTATTCGCTCTCCTTGGGCTATTTCATTCTCGTGACCGGGGGGATGCTGGGACTGCATCGCTTCTATGTGAAAAGCCTGCTGGGCTTTCTCTTCATTCCGGTCTTCATCGCCATTCTTTACGCGAATGCACAGGGCCATAACGCGCGCGGCACGGTTTCGGACATGTCGAACGTGGTGCGCATGGCCGAGCGTTCTCTGAGCCGCGAGCAGGAGCGGGTCGACACCGCGCAGGCCGATCTTCCGAAGCTGCGCGAGGAGCTGGCCGCCGCCGAAGAGGGCAGCTTTGCGCAGAAGCGGGCGCAGCGAAATGTCGATCGCGCCGAGAAGCGGGTCGCGGATGGCGAGTCGCTGATCGAACAGGCTCAGGCCGATCTCACAGAGGCGCGCCCGAAGAGGGACGCCGCCGCCGCCGTGCTCGCAAAATGGCGCAGCATCTCGAAATACGCTTTCTGGGTGCTGCTTGCGGGGATCGTCATTGACGCGCTCCTGCTGCCGATGCTGGTGCGGCGCGCCAACGCCTCGCTGCCCGAGCATGACGAGGAAAGCGAGGTCGAGCGGCGTCTCGAAGCGCTCGAGGAAGAGGAGATGAAAGACGATTCCCGCCATGTCTCGAAAGGTTGGACAGGCTGGATCGATCGGATTTCGCTCAAGGCGGGCGAGTTCGTCAGCTATTGGGCGATCATCGCGGTCTTCGTCTATTACTTCGAGGTCATCAGCCGCTACGTCTTCAACAGCCCGACGAACTGGGCGCATGAGGCGATGTATCTGATGTTCGGGATGCAGTACCTGATCTCGGGTGCCTACGCGATGCTGACCGAGAGCCATGTGCGCGTCGACATCTTCTACGCGCCGCTGTCGAAACCCCGCAAGGCGTGGGTCGATCTGCTGACCTCGGTCTTCTTCTTCATCTTCGCGGGCACGCTTCTGGTGACGTCGTGGATCTTTGCGATGGATGCGATCGCCGTGCCCACGGGCAACGGGCTCATCTCGCAATGGGCGCGCGGCGAAATTCCGGCCGGCGAGATGCTGGCGAACTGGAATCTCGGACAATGGACCGATGCGAATGTCCGCTGGGGCGAGATCAGCTTCAACGAATGGGAGGTGCCTCTGTGGCCGATGAAATGGGTCATGGTGATCGGCGCTCTGCTGCTTGTTCTGCAGGGCATTTCAAAATTCGCGCAGGATCTGCGGGTCGTGATGGGCAGGGGCTGATACATGGGACTTGAGATTGGAATTGAGTGGCTGACACTCATCATGTTCGGCTCGCTGGTCGTCCTGCTGATGGCAGGGCTTCCACTGGCCTTCGTCACGGGCGGTCTGGCCTGTGTCTTCCTGTTCGTGCTGGGCGACGAACGCGCGCTCAACATCGTGCCGAGCCGCATCTTCCCGCTGATGACGAACTACCAGCTCTCGGCGATCCCCTTGTTCATCTTCATGGCGTCAATGCTGGAGAGAGCAGGGATCATCAACGAGATGTTCGACGTCATCTACAAGGTGCTGGGCGGTGTGCGCGGCGGTCTGGCCGCGGCCACCATCATTGCCTCGACGGTGCTTGCCGCGATGGTGGGCGTGATCGGGGCTGCGGTGGTGACGATGGGGATCATCGCGCTGCCGGCGATGCTCGATCGCGGATACAATGCCAAGATCGCGATGGGGTCTATCATGGCGGGCGGCACGCTCGGGATCCTGATCCCGCCGTCGATCCTTGCGATCATCTACGCGGTCGTGGCCGAGCAATCGGTGGGCGAACTGTTCATCGGCGCGGTAATCCCCGGCCTTCTCCTGTCGGGCATGTATGTGGCTTACGTGCTGATCCGCTGTGCGATCAACCCCGAGATGGGCCCGCCGATCCCGCCGGAAGAACGTATCACGGGCCGCGAGAAGATCCGCCTGATGAGCAACATGTCGGCGCCGATCTCGCTGATCGTGATCGTGCTGGGCGTGATCTTCACGGGTGTCGCGACCCCGGTGGAAGCCGCGGGCATCGGCACTTTCGGTGCGATCATCGTGGCCGCCATCCACCGCAAGCTCGACTGGCAGACGATCCGCGAGGCCGCGATCACGACGCTCAAGGCCTCGGCGATGGTCATCTGGATCATGTTCGGGGCGACGATCTTCGTCGGGCTTTACGTGCTCGAGGGCGGACAGCAATTCGTGCAGAACGCGCTGGAGGCGACCGGGCTCGGGCCGTGGGGCATCCTGATCATCATGCAGCTCGTGCTGATTATTCTCGGGATGTTCCTCGACTGGGTCGGCATCCTGCTGCTCTGCGTGCCGATCTTCGTGCCGATCGTGAAGGCGCTTGGGGCCGAGGCCTTCGGGCTGAGCGATCCCGACGATCTCGTGCTGTGGTTCGGGGTGCTCTACCTCGTGAACATGCAGATGAGCTTCCTCTCGCCGCCCTTCGGCTACGCGCTGTTCTATCTGCGCGGGGTGGCGCCGCCGGAAATTCCGATGGGCGACATCTTCCGCTCGGCGCTGCCGTTTCTCGCGCTTCAGGTGGTGGGGCTGCTGCTGTGCATGTTCTTCCCGGAGATCATCATCTGGCTGCCGAAACTGGTCTACGGTTGATCACTCGCATCTAGTCTAGGAGACACGAGAAGCCCCGCGCCGTGTCGCGGGGCTTTTCATTCTGGCTGATCTGCCGCGATTTCCGGATCGCATGAGCACTCACGGCTCTGCCAGCTCGGCGCGACGGGCCTCGAGGGCTTCGATGAGCGTATCGGCCACCGCCCGAACCCTGCGCGATGCCGCGAGATCGGCGTGGATTGCCATGTAGATGGGATGCTCCATCGCAGATCCGTCGGGGAGCCGATCCGCCAGGAGCCTGAGCCCTGCCGCGCGGGCCAGAAGGTGCGGCAGCACGCCCACGCCCACGCCGCGCGCCATCGCCTCGACCTGTCCCGCCAAGGTGTTGACCGCCAGGCGCGGCGCTTGGTCCGCCCCGAAGGCGCGGGCCCACTCGACCTGCAGCTTCACCCCGCTCTCCTCGGGAAAGGGGAAGGTCACGAAGCGCTCGGGTCGGGCCCCGCTCGGCGGTCCATAAAAGCCCACCCCCAGAACGCCCACTTGACGCACCAGAAGGTGACCATGTTCTGGGCGCAACAACCGCAGCGCCAAGTCGGCGTCGCGACGATGGAGATTGACGACTGCGGCACTGAAAAGGATTTCCACATCGAGCCCGGAATGTCTTCCCAGCAACGGCGCGAGCGCCGGCACGATGATGGGCGCGACGATGGTCTCGAAGCTTGCCAGACGCACGAGGCCCGCCACTTCGGCCTCCGCCCCCGCGCCTTGAGAAAAGCCCTGTATCGCCTGCTCCGCTTCTTCTGCACGCGGCAAGAGCGCCTCGCCCTGATCGGTCAGACGGTAGCCGCTCTGGTGGCGCAGAAAGAGAGGCACGCCGAGCGCTTGCTCCAGCCGATCGACGCGGCGCGATACCGTCGCGACCCCAAGGCCAAGGGTCTGGGCGACCCCGGAGAGGGTGCCCGTCCGCGCCAGAGCGAGGAAAATCCGCGTGTCGTCCCAATTCAGTCGCAAAGTTTTCTTCCATTTTTGGAAAACAGATTGCCAGTATTATCTCTACGCCTCCCAAAATGAAAAGCGTAAACAGCCGGCGTCTTCCCATCGGATGAGGCCATCATGTCCGCAATCGACTTCCCTCCAGCGAAACGCTCCATGTCAGACGGCAGTGCGCTCTCCCTAAGCGCGCTGGCGGCAATCTTCTGGGGCACCAATTTCGAGGCGACCCGCGTCGCTCTCGAACATCTCTCTCCCTGGACCGCTGCCGCGAGCCGCTTCGCGATCGCAGCGGTTGCGATCGTGATCTGGCTCGGGGTTTCGCGCGGGATCAATTTTCAGGTGCTCAAGCGTAACTGGCCCGCCTTCGCGGTTCTCGGCGTCGCCGGGGTCACGGGCTTCAACGCCGCCCTGTTTCTGGGGATGCAAAGTTCGAGCCCGGTCACCGCTGCCCTGATCATGGGCACGACGCCGCTGACGACCAATCTGCTCGATGCGCTGGCTCAAAGACGCCTGCCGAAAGGGACCGCGATCGTCGGAATGATCGTGAGCTTCGTCGGCGTCGCGATGACGGTCGGAGCGTTCTCGGGAACGCGGTTCTCCGGCGGCGACATTCTCATCCTGATCGGTAGCATCGGCTGGTCGCTCTACTCCATCGGATGCCGCAGTTGGGTGCGCGAGGCATCTGCGGTGGAAACCGCGACCTGGACAATGGTCTTCGGAGCGTTCGGGCTCGTGGTGATCTCCCTGTTCGTCGGAAATCCTGTGCAAGAACTGGTGCAGTCTGGGTCGGTCACCCAGTTGCTGGTTCTCTACATGGCACTGGGCGGCTCGGTCCTGGCCTATCTGTTCTGGCAGGTCGGCATTTCGGTGCGGGGGCCGGCCGCGACCTCGGTCCTCTTCAACCTCGTCCCTGTCGCCGCGCTTCTCGTCGCGATCGCCTTCGGGCGGATGCCCGGCTGGCAACAGATTCTGGGTGTGTTCGTCGCCATCCTTGGCGTGTTGCTCGCAAGCGGCCGGCTTCGTCTGCCCGGTCGCAACTGAGGGCGCCCTCAGGCGAACTTGAAGCTTCCGTGATGCCTTCGGCCGGAACATGGCTCTGGCTGAGGGGCGTCAGATCGCCCCCAAGAGAGCATCTGTCCCATGAAGAACCTGCTCTCGCGTCTCGCGTGTCGTCTCCGAAAACGACGCCGCTTCACCGACCCGCGAGATCTCCCGCCTGCACTTCTGCGCGACATCGGTCTCGAGGCGCATCTTTCTCGGTCGGATATTCGAATGAGCGGGCCGAGGCCGAACCGATCAATGCCGCCGGAAGCCGATCGCTGCAGATGAAGCGCGATTATCCCGGTTGATCGTCCCGATGAGCTGGCTCAGCCCGACCATATCCGGCCGGGCTGAGCCGTCGCTTCCGGGAGGTGCGTGGGCTCAGTCGAGCCCGTTCGCGCGTGCAACGAAATCCGCGAGATGCGGCACGTAATCTTCAGGGCCGTCGCCGCCGGTGGCCATTGCCATCGCGAAGGCGTTCTTGGCCGTGCTGGCGAGCGGCGTTGCGACAGTGGCGGCATTCGCCATCGACTCGACGTAGCGCAAATCCTTGTAGGCGTTGGCGAGGGTGAACTTGTGCGCCTCGCGGTTGCCCTCGAGCGCGTAGCCCATGAAGGTCTGGTAGAAGCCGCAATCCATCCGGCCGCCCCGGATCACCTTGTCGAACTGCTCGATCGGAATGCCCACCTTGCGCGACAGTGCGAGGGCTTCGGAATAAAGCGCGGCATAGCCCAGCGAGATGAAGTTGTTGAGCAGCTTCATGCGGTGGCCGTCGCCAAGGCTGCCGACGCGTACGATCTTGCCCGCCCAGGTGTCGATCACGGGCTCGATGCGCGTGAACAGCTCTTCATCCGCGCCGACCATGCAATCGAGCGTGCCTTCCCAGGCCTCTTTCGGGGTGCGGCTGAGCGGCGCGTCGGCATAGGCGACGCCGATCTCTTCCATGTCCTCTGCGAGCTTCATCGTCACGGTCGGCTCGCCGGTCGAGCAGTCCACGATGACGCTGCCCTCTTTCAGGCCCGGAGTCAGCTTTGCGACCGCCTCGGCGGCTTCCGGCGCGCCGGTGAGGCACAGGAAGATGATCGAGGAGCGCGACGCGAGGTCTTCATAGGAGGTCGCCTCGGTCGCCCCGCGCGAGACCAGGTCCTCGATCGGCTTGCGGTTGCGGTGGGCGATCACGGTCAGCGGATAGCCTTTCTCGACGATGTTCTTGGCCATGCCGTGGCCCATCAGGCCGGTGCCGATGAAGCCGATGGTTTCCTGGGTCTTAGTCATTGGATACTCCGCTTGGGTCGATAGGTCGTGAAATTCGGATCAGAGATTGAAGCGCTCCCGCAGGTCGGCGACCTGCGCCGGGGTCAGCGGGCGGATCGCGTGGCCCTGCAGGGCGAGGAACAGTTTGGAGGTCTCCTCCAGCTCTTCGGCGGCATATTGCGCGTTCGACAGGCTGGTGCCCGCGACGACAGGGCCGTGATTGGCGAGCAGCACCGAATGA
It includes:
- a CDS encoding TRAP transporter small permease subunit — encoded protein: MQRGFIDRAFRRLTHGLMLVGGLGIIVMMGNITLDVVLKVFWNAPIQGTVEISSYYYMVAIVMLPMALVEYDDEQISVDLLFNHFPDWLQRISLLITFFATAAILSVMTWRTGLDAVRAFKVGEVVMGSREIIVWPARCMLPLGFGLAAVAALLRAVLLVQGKPVTKLHDTESAA
- a CDS encoding TRAP transporter large permease, with product MTMLTIGWLGVASLFGLLALRMSIGIALMIVSFIGIASMLNLTAAFGIVSALPFSFIGDWSLTAIPMFLLMGFVAANTGLTSGAFDLLKMLLARVPGGLASASVGACGLFAAASGSSIATTAAMSRIAVPEMLRAKYHPSLATGVVAASGTLGSLIPPSILMVLYGIFTEQSIGQLFIAGVVPGLISALIYMGMITVRCAVNPKLAPRTAEPFDMRRFLSLLWSVWPFPVLIMGVLGGIFGGFFTPTEAGGMGATLAVLIALLRRSLTWEAMRAAIRQTVVATSSIFFLSIGAIMFTRFMGLSGVPRSLTNAMLAVSDDKVVIILMVAGLFVILGMVIDSIGLMLLTLPILLPVLEAADINLIWFGIITIKLLEIGLVTPPVGLNLYVLHSALSGKVKLGNIISGTTWFIAMDLLTLILLIAFPALSLYLPALMAG
- the dctP gene encoding TRAP transporter substrate-binding protein DctP, translating into MKHLTTRRHALRTLAAAGAAGLAAPHIASAQANGTTWKIQTSWPGGVGLQTFKDWCATIQEKTGGELAFQPFGANDVVGDFQLYDAVKNGVLDAVNPFTIYVQGIIPAGVFLTSYPLGLRNPHEFDVFYYGLGGLEMARELYAAQGMYFVGPVHHGPNIIHSKVPIRSIDDFRGRKMRLPGGMVADVFGEIGAETTVLPGSEIFPALEKGTIDVADYVGPAVNYALGFSQVTSYISMGPPGMMSLYQPVDIMDITVGMDAWNKLSPQMKQFVEMETHVYSDMHHAAIQKADQEAWAKFEADGTEVTRLSQDDVELMTEVAVPIWFKYANRDKDSARIFKTQLDYMMSGSLGYVTPDLVDGLELKL
- a CDS encoding C4-dicarboxylate TRAP transporter substrate-binding protein; this translates as MTSTMKTAAIAFAMMTTATVASAADYNANHFFAERHSMVRGPYVEFAKKVAEETDGEINFTVFSAGSLLPPASSLQGVRDGIAQVTYHAGTYTPSELPIDNLIGNMAFYNTDPLVMAFASTEFGLTNPAQLAEWKANGVVYGGGYSTSQYFMQCNTPVRTLADIKGKRLRMAGGAWSRFAEFVGAVPVSMPSSEMYTGLDAGSLDCAVAAADALDSFSLKDVVTDMNTLAIGNYYAGFEWGYNVAFWQSISPENRRVLFNEMAYYLAEHRIAFDKDVEKAVNSAKENGMAVAEPDQALKDALAEFVVADEATLIANAKDRGVKDPEAILTEFKALVDKWDGLLANVDTTDVDALAALARSEIYDKLDETTYGVY
- a CDS encoding LysR family transcriptional regulator, whose protein sequence is MSPTRIGIRHLRYTIAVADAGGFRAAAEALNIAQPAISKTIQDTETDLGFAIFRRSATVFEITEAGRIFLEDARLTLATFERTIRASRQNALGARGHIIVGYSALASSSQISAGLDRFHQSYPGCQVEMHVMSTDTMMRKLKSGEIDIGFLLAHDSVQDPAVAQEPIWSTRIGVVVPRDVEALSLEALRERSFVMGLRENWRSFRALLDTAFAQGGLDPVVVDEAWDVQVIFQRVAEGRGLTFYPISAADSLPAALKILPVPGWSPELTIAMAWSKVVDTKLLQDFRTIFLG
- a CDS encoding alpha/beta hydrolase, with product MDYDTDPAPFDLKGSRTGVLLLHGFTSTPQSVAHVAHGLHRRSGASVRVPLLAGHGTTPEELAQTGYRDWLASAEAALAALRQECDRIVVAGLSLGGTIALNLAIRFPDRVDRVVTINGSTGLYRPDQVASLFSDRPEPFQRGIGSDIRHPDRREICYDRIPSTTMRERFVLTCATGAMLPELRQPILVFQSRIDHVVAPENGLRILRDVGSSDVGLVWLENSFHVATLDHDRDLLVEKIGEFILANRR
- a CDS encoding TRAP transporter small permease subunit codes for the protein MPNIDFTLPHWAYWAGLILFPIIAASLANRPRKTERRYSLSLGYFILVTGGMLGLHRFYVKSLLGFLFIPVFIAILYANAQGHNARGTVSDMSNVVRMAERSLSREQERVDTAQADLPKLREELAAAEEGSFAQKRAQRNVDRAEKRVADGESLIEQAQADLTEARPKRDAAAAVLAKWRSISKYAFWVLLAGIVIDALLLPMLVRRANASLPEHDEESEVERRLEALEEEEMKDDSRHVSKGWTGWIDRISLKAGEFVSYWAIIAVFVYYFEVISRYVFNSPTNWAHEAMYLMFGMQYLISGAYAMLTESHVRVDIFYAPLSKPRKAWVDLLTSVFFFIFAGTLLVTSWIFAMDAIAVPTGNGLISQWARGEIPAGEMLANWNLGQWTDANVRWGEISFNEWEVPLWPMKWVMVIGALLLVLQGISKFAQDLRVVMGRG